CGAGGTGCGCGGTGACGACGCTGTGGGCGCAACCGACGACATCGCGGAAGAAGGGCGGTGGGTTCGTGTTCGCCGTCCCGGCCTGGAGTACGCGGCCGTCGAATGCGTCCCCGAGCAGTGCCCGGTAGGCCGCGAACCGCCGGCCGGTGCACCACCTGTCGTTGTCGAAGCGGTAGGCGAGAACCTTCAATCCGTCTCGCGCTACGCGTTCGGCCACGGCAGCGGCGTCTTCGGCACCGATCTCCAGAGCGCCGGCGTCGTCGAGCGGAAGCGACGGATGGTTCACCACTGGTGCGATGACAGCGGGTTCGAGCGCCATGGTCAGGGCGAAGTTGCCGGTAAAACACAGACCGACGGCGCCGACACCGGGCCCGCCCCGCTCGGCGTGCGCCAGGCGAGCGAGGCCGCGCAGCCAGGTGACGACGGGGCTGGTGCCTCCACCGGCAAACGCCCGGAACTCGGCGCTGACACACGCGCGTCGAACGACGGTCTCCTGGGCCTCGGCCAGCGGATAGGCACCGTCGACGCCGAAAAGGGAGGGCATGTACACGGAGAAGCCGGCGTCGCGCACCCAACGCGCGAACCGGGCGACGTCGGGGCTGATGCCCGGCATCTCGGGCATGAGGATGACGGCCGGTCCCGACCCGGCAACGTACACGGTCTTGTCGACGCCATCGACGCCGACGACTCTCCGCGAGAAGTCGTCCAACGGGTCGTTCTGCCCTCGCATGATTGTCATGATCGGGATCATGCAGGAGGGCTGCCCTCCCGAGAAGCGGCGGCATCGCCACGTTTCCCGGTAATATCGCCACCTGTTCCCGAGGTGCGGGAGGGGCGGCATGAGTCCGCTGCGAGTTGGTGTGCTGGCCTACCCCGGCTGCTTCGCGTCGGAGGTGTTCGGAGTACCCGACCTCTTGGCGATGGCCA
The nucleotide sequence above comes from Streptomyces sp. ML-6. Encoded proteins:
- a CDS encoding dienelactone hydrolase family protein, whose translation is MIPIMTIMRGQNDPLDDFSRRVVGVDGVDKTVYVAGSGPAVILMPEMPGISPDVARFARWVRDAGFSVYMPSLFGVDGAYPLAEAQETVVRRACVSAEFRAFAGGGTSPVVTWLRGLARLAHAERGGPGVGAVGLCFTGNFALTMALEPAVIAPVVNHPSLPLDDAGALEIGAEDAAAVAERVARDGLKVLAYRFDNDRWCTGRRFAAYRALLGDAFDGRVLQAGTANTNPPPFFRDVVGCAHSVVTAHLVDQDGHPTTQARNEIIAFLAERLETPQE